The DNA sequence TAGTCCGTCACAATGAACAGGCGGTGAGTAAAAACAGTTTAGATGCGACTTTGTATCATTGGCAAGATGGTAGGGAAATAGTTGCCCGTGATTGGTTAGAAAGTTTAGTTGCCCAGTTATATCCTACTGCTAAGGATTTAGGTTTTGCTTGTTTTTTAACTCCCGTTAATCGTCTAATTCGAGAAGGTAATCAGGCTCAACAATGGCTAAAAAAATATGAACAAGGTATTTCTATTTCTACAATTATAGAAGATGCGATCGCATCTGTGTATCAAGAGGAAAAGGAATTAGAAGACAAACTTTGTGAGCCTATTTTGGTGGCATAAATCATATGAATTATGACTCTTCTACAATGGTTATGATAGATTAAGGGCAAGAGGCAAAAATGTCAAATAGCAGTCAAAAAAGTCTATAATTGTTTTTATAATTTTTCTAAAAAATTAGGATATTTATCTATTGGTAAAGTGTCTGTTTTTATTCCTAGTCAAATAGTAGCGTTAGATTATCAAAATAAGTCTTTATATTGTGAAGTAATAGATGCAATCGCATCTCGTGATTTATGTTGGGTTCGCCCAATTATTTTGGTGGATAAAATTACAGAAAAAACTGATTATTTAACAGATAAAAATGATATTTACGATCTACGGTTTACCTCAGATTTATTATGGAATATAAAAGATTTTAGAATGGTTTTAGATACGGAATATATTGAATTTTTAGTTAATTTAAGTGATTTTGAATTTGATGATGAGAAGTTAATATTAGCGAGAGAAAAACTAAGATTATTTATAAAAGAAATTTGCTGATGTATTGTTGGATTTTATTAAAAACTTAAACGCAATTCTTAATTTATATATATTATTCGAGAAAAATCAAGGGTCTTTTTGAAAATTTAAACAGTAATTTAACTGCTCTAATAAAAGACTATTAGCTTCTTGATTGAAATAACTTTGAGATAAAGTATTGTTTGTTAAAAAGCCATTAGTAACATCAACCCATTGAGAATCAAAACTAGGTAATGATAAACCATAATAATCACAATTTAGGATAAATTTGGGATTTATTTCATATTCATTTTGATTACTGATCTCATTAATTTTACTATTTAATAGTAAGCTATTTCCAAAAAAAACATCAATTTTATTATTTTCCAAATCAGTTAATACATTTTCAAAACTGCGGTAGTAAACCTTTGATGCTTGAGGATAGTTTTCATCCAAAAACGTTTCATTAGCTATATTATATATACTGCCAATATGTAAACTATTTAACTTGCTAAGATTAAAATTTTGAGCATCCTTCTGGGGTAATAAAAATTGATTTCCTGTTACCATAAAAGGAATAGAAAATACTATTTTATCTATATTATTAGAAATTATTTGACCACATTCAAGATGAACTTGATTCGTAGTAATTAAATTAAAGAGATTCTCTGAATCAGAAGGAATAAACACCAATTTTATTTCAAAGTCAAAATCAAAATTTGATTCTAAATAATCAGCTAAATTATGTCCTAAAAAAGAACAAAAACCACTCCATTCACCATCTTGATTTATATATCCCAAAGGCTCATTATTTTGAGGATAAGCAATTTTTAAAACTCCTGTTTTTTTTATCTCTTCAAGAATTGATAAATTTTGATTTTCCCAACTAGGAGTAATGGCTAAAGGTGTTTCTATGGCAAAAGGTAAATCTCCTCCATAAGCATCTTTCAAATTATTGACACTTAATTGATTAATTTGTTTTACCTGTAAAGAATTATTTTCTCTAAATTTGCCATAATCTGAACTTAAATAAACTAAATAATCCTGATTATTTTTTAAATAAACTTCTAAAAAAGCAATAACGATACCTCGAAAATATTCACTGCTTATATCTCTATTTTTTCCTAATAAAAACTCTGGTAAACTATCTAAAGTAAATTCGGGAGAGGGCTGTGTTGAACTAAAATGAGTACCGGGTTGGAAAAAAATTAAATATTTAGGTATATTTTTTAACCATAAAAAAGGGTGTATTTGCTCAATTACAAAAGGAGTAATTATATCTTGACTTCCGGCAGTAATCATCGTTGGAATTTTGATTTTACCCAACCCTTCTGAAGCAAAAATACTACTTACCAGAGGATGAGTCGCAATTACTGCTTTAACACGAGAATCAGCGACTTGATATTGGGCAGGAGGTAAATAACTCGCTTGACACTGGAGAATAAGGGCGATGTTTATAATTACTCTGTCTGAACTACATTCTGTTTGTAAACGATTTATATTCAACGGAGCACCAGCAATTTGTAGTGCGGTTGTTCCTCCTAGTGAATCTCCTATAACTCCTATCTGGGAAAGATTAGCCCTTTTTTGCCATAAACTATTATCTCCCTGAAAAGATTCTAAGTAATCAATAATATAACTTAAGTCAGCAGGACGAGCTAAATATTCCATCGGACTTAATGCGCTACTTAATGTCCCTTTTAATAATTCTTGACGATATTGTAAATCACTACCAATATGTTGAGGTATAGCAACAATAAAACCATAGGAAGCTAAATGTTGAGCAAGAGAGGTAAAATTTTCTCTGACAGAACCAAAACCATGAGATATTAAAACTAGAGGAAAAGTCTGGGTAGCGTCATCAGGTAAATAAAAATCCACAGGGAAATTATATTGAGAAACAAAGCCTTCTTTTGTCATTCTTACTTGATTTCTTTCAAGAATAACAGTTTTTTTAATGACATTATATTGACCTTTTTTTGCTAAATCAGGTAAATTCTCCAGTTGAGACATGGAGGCATTGTGACTATTTTTTTCTGCCACATTATCAATGGCTTTAGTTACCGCATCACCGTAACTTTGATAAGCAAATATTTCATCTTTTAATTGTGCTAATAACTCTAAATTAACGTAAACTTCCTGAGTGGGAAAGGTCTTTAAAACATCAATTAAATTCCAAGATTCTTGATTTCCTGCTGTAGTTAAAATTGCACCTCTTATGGCGTAAAAACCGTTTCTTTGGCTATGAGAAGAAATTACTTTTCCTAATTGTTTGATTAAGTCTTGGGCTAAGGAGGTACGACTTATTCTATATAAACTTGCTTGAGGAAATTGAAAAGACTTATTTAAAAATAGTCTAACCTCAAAGAGAGTTTTTTGATCTAATTGAGAAGCATAAGGCTCTAAATCTTCGTTTAATTCTCCTGTTTTAGCAAAAGTTTCTAAGGATTCTACAGCTACAGAAAAAGATAGTGAACCATAAACAAAATTAATTTTTTCTGCACTTTCAGCAGATTTTGAAAATAGACAAGTAAATAAACTAATTAAAATACTAATCAGGAAAACTTTTTGCTGATATTGTTTAATTTTTGTAAATAATTTCATGGCTATTAAACATAAATTTTATTGTAAAAAATATAAAAATACTTGTCATAAAATAATAAAATTGTTATAATGTAGTTAAAGCTAAATAGTCACCTTTCTCTTGACCCGTAGCGATCGAGGGAGGGGTGGCTTCTGCTTTTTATTGGCGAGTTATAACGAAATCAAATTTATTAATTAGTGAATAGGTTTCTAAAGGGCAAAGTTAAAAGGGCAAGGGGCAAAGGTAAATAGTTGATAATTAATAACTCCTAACTCCTCTTCCCCTCTCACCACCCTCTCCTCAACATCTCAACTCAACTAAATATTCTAGTCATCAAACTAAGGTTATTTAAGATTCAAAAGTAAGAGCTTTTCCTCTGACATCGGTGCATAATTGACCGTTATCAAGGGCAATATTGCCATTAACAATGGTGTAAACAGGCCATCCTGTTAATTCCCATCCTTCAAATGGACTCCAACCACATTTAGTTGATAAATTTTCTTTTAAAACAGGGCGATAATTATTTAAGTCAACTAAGATTAAATCTGCATCATAGCCAATTTTTATTTCTCCTTTATTGGGAATTTTGTATAATTTCGCGGGGTTAGTACACATCCACTTCACTACTTGCTCAACACTAC is a window from the Cyanobacterium sp. Dongsha4 genome containing:
- a CDS encoding alpha/beta hydrolase, which codes for MKLFTKIKQYQQKVFLISILISLFTCLFSKSAESAEKINFVYGSLSFSVAVESLETFAKTGELNEDLEPYASQLDQKTLFEVRLFLNKSFQFPQASLYRISRTSLAQDLIKQLGKVISSHSQRNGFYAIRGAILTTAGNQESWNLIDVLKTFPTQEVYVNLELLAQLKDEIFAYQSYGDAVTKAIDNVAEKNSHNASMSQLENLPDLAKKGQYNVIKKTVILERNQVRMTKEGFVSQYNFPVDFYLPDDATQTFPLVLISHGFGSVRENFTSLAQHLASYGFIVAIPQHIGSDLQYRQELLKGTLSSALSPMEYLARPADLSYIIDYLESFQGDNSLWQKRANLSQIGVIGDSLGGTTALQIAGAPLNINRLQTECSSDRVIINIALILQCQASYLPPAQYQVADSRVKAVIATHPLVSSIFASEGLGKIKIPTMITAGSQDIITPFVIEQIHPFLWLKNIPKYLIFFQPGTHFSSTQPSPEFTLDSLPEFLLGKNRDISSEYFRGIVIAFLEVYLKNNQDYLVYLSSDYGKFRENNSLQVKQINQLSVNNLKDAYGGDLPFAIETPLAITPSWENQNLSILEEIKKTGVLKIAYPQNNEPLGYINQDGEWSGFCSFLGHNLADYLESNFDFDFEIKLVFIPSDSENLFNLITTNQVHLECGQIISNNIDKIVFSIPFMVTGNQFLLPQKDAQNFNLSKLNSLHIGSIYNIANETFLDENYPQASKVYYRSFENVLTDLENNKIDVFFGNSLLLNSKINEISNQNEYEINPKFILNCDYYGLSLPSFDSQWVDVTNGFLTNNTLSQSYFNQEANSLLLEQLNYCLNFQKDP